A window from bacterium encodes these proteins:
- a CDS encoding ATP-dependent DNA helicase RecQ, whose protein sequence is MLDLLRREFGLRHFRPGQEEIIRAVLDNRDALAVLPTGGGKSLTYQLPSLLLPGLTVVVSPLIALIRDQFEKLRDQGIKTVRLDSSLTGTEKEEALSLLEEGKQKIVLITPEGATGPAFKKRVADREISMLVVDEAHCVSEWGHDFRPAYLALGALVEDLGRPTVLALTATAPPLVREEITKRLGLKDPALIVRPVARPNLRFEVTPCESEDEKRRELIQYLRRLRRPGIVYCSTVKDVEELGALCKLARIPAEIYHGRLTKAERDHAHKRFMSSGKRIVMIATSAFGLGVDKPDIRYVIHYQVPGSLEAYVQEAGRAGRDGLAARCILLWDAEDISVQRHFLSEGPASRSQIKKVVNGLSAWTKDGRAVDAATLAMATEVGITRTKAILEGLRDATLVAEKDSEFSLVGEVDVTEAVKLLSRRNEERKTTDRRRLDSIINYANNQEDCRLVHIRRYFEDGEPPPACGHCDVCEPKLRRRRRSKTRRSGSSNLRKGSGGGGSRGNKRDDTELDPPPED, encoded by the coding sequence ATGCTCGACCTGCTGCGCCGCGAGTTCGGGCTGCGACACTTCCGACCCGGTCAAGAAGAGATCATCCGCGCCGTCTTGGACAACCGGGATGCGCTAGCCGTCCTGCCCACCGGCGGCGGCAAATCGCTGACCTACCAGCTCCCCAGCCTCCTACTGCCGGGTCTCACGGTCGTGGTTTCTCCGCTGATCGCCTTGATCCGAGATCAGTTCGAAAAACTGCGCGACCAGGGGATCAAGACCGTACGCCTCGACAGTTCGCTCACCGGTACCGAAAAGGAGGAGGCGCTCTCACTCCTCGAAGAAGGCAAGCAGAAGATCGTGCTGATCACGCCCGAGGGCGCGACGGGCCCTGCGTTCAAGAAGCGCGTCGCGGACCGCGAGATCTCCATGCTGGTCGTCGACGAAGCCCATTGCGTATCGGAATGGGGCCATGACTTCCGACCCGCTTATCTCGCCCTGGGTGCGCTGGTCGAAGATCTCGGCCGTCCTACGGTCCTGGCGCTTACCGCAACGGCCCCGCCGCTGGTGCGCGAAGAGATCACCAAACGCCTCGGCCTAAAGGATCCTGCGCTCATCGTGCGCCCGGTCGCGCGCCCCAACCTGCGCTTCGAAGTCACTCCCTGCGAATCCGAAGACGAGAAACGGCGCGAACTGATCCAATACCTGCGGCGTCTGCGGCGTCCGGGAATCGTGTATTGCTCGACCGTCAAGGATGTCGAAGAACTGGGCGCGCTCTGCAAACTGGCGCGCATCCCGGCCGAGATCTATCACGGCCGACTCACGAAGGCGGAGCGCGATCACGCCCACAAACGCTTCATGTCGTCCGGCAAGCGAATCGTCATGATCGCTACCAGCGCATTTGGCCTGGGCGTCGACAAACCCGATATCCGCTATGTGATCCACTACCAGGTGCCCGGCTCGCTGGAAGCCTATGTCCAGGAGGCCGGCCGTGCGGGTCGCGACGGTCTCGCAGCCCGGTGCATCCTGCTCTGGGACGCGGAGGACATCTCTGTTCAACGTCACTTCCTTTCGGAAGGCCCGGCTTCGCGGTCACAGATCAAGAAGGTGGTGAACGGACTCTCGGCGTGGACCAAGGACGGGCGAGCGGTCGACGCCGCAACCCTGGCCATGGCCACCGAAGTCGGCATTACCCGAACGAAGGCGATCCTGGAGGGCCTGCGCGACGCGACTCTGGTGGCGGAGAAAGACAGCGAGTTCTCTCTCGTGGGCGAGGTCGACGTGACCGAAGCGGTCAAGCTTCTGTCGCGCCGCAATGAAGAGCGCAAGACGACCGATCGTCGCCGGCTAGATAGCATCATCAACTACGCCAACAACCAGGAAGACTGCCGACTGGTCCACATCCGGCGCTACTTCGAAGACGGTGAACCACCCCCGGCCTGTGGCCACTGCGATGTATGCGAACCAAAGCTGCGCCGCAGACGACGCTCGAAGACCCGCAGAAGTGGCTCTTCGAACTTGCGCAAGGGATCGGGTGGTGGCGGTTCGCGTGGCAATAAGAGGGATGACACCGAACTCGACCCGCCCCCCGAGGATTGA
- a CDS encoding 3'(2'),5'-bisphosphate nucleotidase CysQ, with the protein MGYEREVEAAREAALAAGEVVARHSRGDRRSWNKAEDSPVTQADLEANEAILAVLRRCFPDDAVLSEETRDSPERLQAERVWIIDPLDGTKEFIEGVPQFAVSIALAARGEPVVGCVYQPLTKECFWGASGMGAHLNDQHVQVSGATELSECRVLSSRTEMKRGQMDPYQGLFAEIEPVGSVALKLALVSAARGDMWISAAPKSEWDVCGGDLLVREAGGKFITLDQGVRIYNQKNVLLQPLMIAGPPSLVDELRKRSESA; encoded by the coding sequence TTGGGCTACGAACGCGAGGTCGAAGCCGCGCGCGAGGCCGCACTCGCCGCAGGTGAAGTGGTTGCACGACACAGCCGGGGCGATCGCAGATCCTGGAATAAGGCCGAGGACAGTCCCGTGACCCAGGCCGACCTGGAGGCAAACGAGGCCATCCTGGCGGTCTTGCGTCGGTGCTTTCCCGACGACGCAGTCCTTTCCGAGGAAACGCGCGACTCACCCGAGCGCCTGCAAGCCGAACGCGTCTGGATCATCGATCCACTGGATGGCACCAAGGAGTTCATCGAGGGCGTGCCGCAGTTCGCGGTCTCGATCGCGCTCGCCGCGCGCGGCGAGCCGGTTGTAGGCTGCGTCTATCAACCGCTGACGAAAGAATGCTTCTGGGGAGCGAGCGGGATGGGAGCGCACCTGAACGACCAACACGTACAGGTCTCCGGAGCCACGGAACTGAGCGAATGCCGTGTGCTCTCGAGCCGAACGGAGATGAAGCGCGGGCAGATGGATCCCTACCAGGGCCTGTTCGCGGAGATCGAACCCGTGGGTTCGGTCGCGCTGAAACTCGCGCTGGTCTCCGCGGCTCGCGGCGATATGTGGATTTCTGCTGCACCCAAGAGCGAATGGGACGTGTGCGGTGGCGATCTGCTGGTGCGGGAGGCCGGCGGCAAGTTCATCACACTCGACCAGGGTGTTCGCATCTACAACCAGAAAAACGTACTACTGCAGCCACTGATGATCGCGGGACCACCTTCGCTCGTCGACGAACTGCGCAAACGGAGCGAGTCTGCATGA
- a CDS encoding 3'-5' exonuclease, whose translation MKHPMLKIEAVSDELYEVSDLLVERFSKKRLWLWDLEATGLDTNRERVTQIAGILFEDGRLVEESAFTQFVFPGEGVEIPKVVRDLTGITLDMLKDAPTLPEAWAMHMEAAQRGEIWIGQSVFEFDVPLLHSEFQRHGMPDELPPILDSVVMATHLLGALENSERWSTSKLLKHYEVNIEGLRRHDALDDVKILGRILKPMLEQYLVERDDLLDIPSDRPMGVRRHAPIDSSKE comes from the coding sequence ATGAAGCATCCCATGCTAAAGATCGAAGCCGTATCCGATGAACTCTACGAAGTCTCCGACCTGCTCGTGGAACGTTTCTCCAAGAAGCGACTCTGGCTCTGGGATCTCGAAGCCACCGGACTCGACACGAACCGCGAACGGGTGACGCAGATCGCGGGAATCCTGTTCGAAGACGGTCGGCTGGTCGAGGAGAGTGCGTTCACACAGTTCGTCTTCCCGGGCGAAGGCGTGGAGATTCCGAAGGTCGTACGGGACCTGACCGGCATCACACTCGACATGCTGAAGGACGCGCCGACACTTCCCGAAGCCTGGGCCATGCACATGGAAGCGGCCCAGCGCGGCGAGATCTGGATCGGCCAGAGTGTATTCGAGTTCGATGTCCCGCTGCTACACAGTGAATTTCAGCGGCACGGGATGCCCGACGAACTCCCACCAATTCTCGACTCCGTCGTCATGGCGACACATCTTCTGGGTGCGCTCGAAAATTCCGAACGCTGGAGCACTAGCAAACTCTTGAAGCACTACGAGGTCAATATTGAAGGCCTGCGCCGACACGATGCGCTGGACGATGTGAAGATCCTCGGTCGAATCCTGAAGCCGATGCTCGAACAGTATCTCGTGGAGCGCGACGACCTGCTCGACATCCCCTCGGATCGCCCCATGGGAGTGCGGCGGCACGCGCCGATCGACAGCTCCAAAGAGTAA